In a genomic window of Gossypium arboreum isolate Shixiya-1 chromosome 7, ASM2569848v2, whole genome shotgun sequence:
- the LOC108485983 gene encoding cytochrome P450 86A1-like, whose amino-acid sequence MELENLPFGFTLAAAATFAYAIWFYLLAKRLSGPRVWPLVGSLPFLFMNRRRMHDWIASNLRATGGSATYQTCTIAIPFLARKQGFYTVTCHPKNIEHVLRTRFDNYPKGPHWQAAFHDLLGQGIFNSDGESWLIQRKTAALEFTTRTLRQAMGRWVNRTIKNRLWCILDKASNEKKAVDLQDLLLRLTFDNICGLTFGKDPKTLSHELPDNPFATAFDTATEATLNRLLYPGLLWRLKKILGIGAEKRLKSSLRIVENYMNEAIEARKEAPSDDLLSRFMKKKDAGGNLFTSTVLQRIALNFVLAGRDTSSVALSWFFWLVMNHPEIEQKIIDEISRVLRNTRGPDTKKWMEEPLMFDEADKLIYLKAALAETLRLYPSVPQDFKYVVEDDVLPDGTLVPAGSTVTYSIYSVGRMKSIWGEDCMEFKPERWLSAEGDKFEAPKDGYKFVAFNAGPRTCLGKDLAYLQMKSVASAVLLRYRVSLVPGHRVEQKMSLTLFMKKGLRVYLQPRLLA is encoded by the coding sequence ATGGAATTGGAAAACCTTCCATTTGGGTTCACCCTAGCAGCTGCTGCAACATTTGCTTATGCAATATGGTTCTATCTGCTAGCCAAGAGGTTAAGTGGTCCAAGGGTATGGCCTCTGGTCGGTAGTCTACCATTTCTTTTCATGAACCGGAGGAGGATGCATGATTGGATTGCTAGTAATCTTCGAGCAACAGGTGGTTCAGCCACCTATCAAACATGTACCATTGCTATTCCATTTTTGGCTCGCAAGCAAGGGTTCTACACTGTCACTTGTCACCCCAAAAACATTGAGCACGTTCTCCGGACCCGGTTCGATAATTACCCCAAAGGGCCTCATTGGCAGGCTGCATTTCATGATCTTTTGGGGCAAGGGATCTTCAATAGTGATGGAGAATCGTGGCTGATTCAGAGGAAAACAGCAGCACTTGAGTTCACGACCAGGACACTCAGGCAAGCCATGGGTCGTTGGGTTAATAGGACTATCAAGAATCGTCTATGGTGTATTTTGGACAAAGCATCAAATGAGAAGAAAGCAGTGGATTTGCAAGACTTGTTGCTTCGTTTAACCTTTGACAACATTTGTGGGCTTACATTTGGCAAAGACCCAAAAACACTTTCTCACGAGTTACCAGATAACCCTTTTGCTACTGCTTTCGATACAGCCACTGAAGCAACTCTTAATAGGCTTCTTTACCCTGGTTTACTATGGAGATTGAAGAAGATTTTGGGGATAGGAGCTGAGAAAAGATTAAAGAGTAGCCTCCGAATCGTTGAAAACTATATGAACGAGGCCATTGAAGCACGAAAAGAAGCTCCTTCGGATGATCTACTGTCccgtttcatgaaaaaaaaagatgCTGGGGGAAACCTTTTCACAAGCACCGTTCTTCAACGCATCGCTCTGAACTTCGTCCTGGCTGGCCGTGACACCTCTTCCGTAGCCCTCAGCTGGTTCTTCTGGCTCGTAATGAACCACCCAGAGATTGAGCAAAAGATCATCGATGAAATATCAAGGGTTCTCCGCAACACCCGCGGCCCAGATACTAAGAAATGGATGGAAGAGCCACTGATGTTCGATGAAGCAGACAAGCTGATATATCTGAAAGCAGCATTAGCTGAAACACTGCGGTTATACCCCTCGGTTCCTCAGGACTTCAAGTACGTGGTCGAAGACGATGTGTTACCAGATGGCACATTGGTTCCCGCTGGCTCCACCGTCACATATTCGATATACTCAGTTGGAAGAATGAAGAGTATATGGGGAGAAGATTGCATGGAGTTTAAGCCCGAAAGATGGCTATCAGCAGAAGGTGACAAGTTCGAGGCACCAAAGGATGGTTACAAGTTTGTGGCGTTCAATGCTGGACCAAGGACTTGTTTGGGCAAAGACTTGGCTTACTTGCAAATGAAGTCGGTGGCCTCCGCAGTTCTGCTGCGTTATCGGGTTTCGCTGGTTCCTGGACACAGGGTGGAGCAGAAGATGTCTCTCACACTGTTTATGAAGAAAGGTCTTCGTGTTTACTTGCAGCCGCGTCTACTTGCATAG